The genomic DNA CTCGCAGCAAGACGTAATCCGCGCGGCGCTGAAACGCAGTCGTTTGACCCCCGATGCGATCGACTACATCGAAGCCCACGGAACCGGCACGCCGTTGGGTGACCCAATCGAAATGCGGGCTTTGGGCGAAGTCTTCGGCCAACGCGAGCGCCCCTTGCTGGTCGGATCGGTCAAGACGAACATCGGGCATCTCGAAGGCGCAGCGGGCGTCGCCGGACTGATTAAAACCTGCCTGTCGTTGCAAAACCAAGCGTTGCCCCAACACCTTCACTTCGATCAGCCCAGCGACCACATTGATTGGTCGCTGCCAATCGAAGTGACCAACCGATACCGCGACTGGAAAACGGAAACCGCCGCCGTCTGCGAGCGCCAACTCCGTCGTGCCGGAGTCAGCAGTTTTGGATTCGGCGGCACCAATGCGCATGTGATCGTGGAAGAGTATTGTCCGACAGCAACCGATGAATCCAACGTTTCCGAATCCGGACTGACAATCGTCAAATTGTCGGCAAAGACGGAAACCGCATTGGAACAACTGACTCGCCAATTCGCCTGTTCGCTCCCCGACGGATCGCTCGCCCAAATTGCGGCAACCGCGAATTTGGGACGCGATGATTTTCAGTTCCGCCGTTTTGTGATCGCCGCCAGTCGCGAAGACTTGGTTTTGAGACTCAACGATCCGACGTCCAGCGCGGAACCGCAAACGCCCCGACACAAAGACTTGTTATCACTAGGACAACGCTATGTCGCTGGCGAAACGATCGACTGGCCTGCAGTCACACCAGGTCGACGCAGCCAGATGGTCACCCTGCCCGGGCACCCGTTTGTCCGCCAGCGTTGCTGGGTAACAACGCAGAAGCCGCATGAGACCACGGGTCCCGTCGAATCGACACGTACAGCGCAAACGCTCGCGACCTCCGAATCGCATCCTTTGCTGGGCAGCCGATTGGATCTGGCCGGGAAAGCGATTGTTTTCGAGAGCGATATTGCCCAGGTCGACTACCTGATGGATCACCGCTTGCGGGACGAAGCGATTTTCCCGGCGACCGGCTATATCGAACAAGGACTGGCCGCGGCTCAGCGGATTGCCGGTAAGAACCTTGGCGTGCGGGACCTGCAGTTGCTTCGTCCTCTGCCGGTGAACGAAAGCGGTTGCCGTGTCCAAGTCGTTTTGGAACCGGATTACAGCGGCGGATACCGTTGCAGCGTTCAACACCGCGGCGACGGCCCCTGGCAAGAACACGCCACGATGCAGCTGCGAGATGCCGATCACGAGGCCTTGGCGATCGCGAACTGGAACGCTGCAAGTTCCGCTGCCGTTCCAACGAAACAGATCGAGATCGAAAAACACTATGCATCGATGGATGCCATGGGCATTCAATACGGCCCCACATTTCGTGGCTTGCAACGCTTAAGCGTCCAAGGGACGATCGCTTGCGGCGAGGTTGCATTCCCACCGTCGATGGCCGACTTCGCCGTTTACAGTTTGCACCCCGCATTGCTGGACGCTTGCTTCCAAGTCCTCGCCGCTTTGATGCCCGGCGATCAACACGCGATGTGGCTTCCGGTGTCGATCGATCGGGTGGATCACGAGAGCCTGAAACCTTCGTTGACGAAACTTCATGTCGTGGGACGGTTGCTGCGAGACGAAACCAGCGATCAATGGATCGGCGATATCCAATTGTGCGACGAAACGCGAAACGTACTGGGAAATGTACGTGGCCTGCATCTGCAACGCTTCGCTGCCAAACCACGCCAACCGAGCGATCACCGTTCCCGCCGGTCAAACGATTCACACCCCCTGGGGCACCCGGCGGACTACGCCGATGCGGCAACCTATGAAAGCAAGTTGCTGGACTTTGCGCAGCGAACGGTTGCGGAGATCGCGGAGATTGATGTCGACGAAGTATTGCTAGATGCCCCGCTGACGTCGTTGGGAATCGATTCCATCATGGCGATCGAATTGCAAGACGTGCTTGAAAAAGAAATCGACATCCAAGTCTCGATGGAACTGTTCTTGAAAGATCTCAGTTTGCGAGCGCTGCTACACGAAGTGCTTTCCGCACACCGATCCAACGACGCACAGCACGCCGGTTCGTCCTCGGACGACGCTTGGGTTGAGGGGGCGTTATGATTTCGATCGATCCCCTTGTCGACAAGTTGGTCGCTGACCTGCGACAGCGTGGTGTGAAGCTGTGGAACGACGGAGGCTTGCTTCGCTTCAGCGCTTCCAAAAGTGCGCTCTCGCCAGCGTTGATGCTGCAGATGCGTAAGCACAAAGCTGCAATCCTGGAACTGCTGCAGCAAGAATCACCGGACGATGACGACGACCAGCAGACCGGTCCCGTTTCCTTGGGACAGGAATCGTTATGGCTTTTGCATAAGCAATTCCCCGACAGTCCCGCCTATAACACGGCAGCCACGCTGCGATTTGTAGCTCCCGTGGAGGTCGCCGCGCTGCGCGCCGCGTTTCAAAAACTGATCGCCCGGCACGAACCGCTGCGAACCACCTTTGCAGCCGCCCCAGGGCACGACGTTCACGCCGTCGTGCATTCGAGTGCGACGCTTGATTTCCAGCAGGCCGACGTCGCCGACGAAGCGGCACTACATCAACGTGTGCGATCCGAATATTTGCAGCCGTTCCGCCTCGATCAAAGTCCGCTGATGCGAGTCCGGTTGTTCACCCGATCGGCCAACGACCAGATCCTATTGATCGTCGTCCACCATATCGTTTTTGATGCCTTTTCATTGTGGGTGATGCAAGATGAACTGAAGCAGTTGTATGCCAGTGAAGTTGCCGGCACGGATTGTTTATTGCCCGCGCTGCCGGCCCAATACAGCGACTTTGTCCGCTGGCAACGCGAGTTTCCTGAGACCGCCGCGGGGAACAAACAATGGGATTACTGGAAACAGCAATTGGCAGGCGATCCGGTTCCCGCCGAACTGTTATGGGACCGACCACGCCCACGCCGCAGTGCCGCCCGGGGCGCAACATTGCATTTCCCAATCGACAATCAATTGGCCGCTGGCCTGCGACAATTGGGGCGAGAGAACAACGCGACGCCTCTGGCCGTAGGGTTGGCGGTTTTTCAAACGCTCATGTATCGGCTCACCCATATCGAAGACGCGGTGGTGGGAATGACGACCGCGGGGCGTTCGACACGCGAATACGCCAACGCGATCGGCTATTTTGTCAACACGTTGCCGATCCGTGGTCGAATTCAGGGAAAGCTGAAATTCGCAGACGTATTGACGTCGGCGATGCAAACGACCGTCGAAGCGCGGCAAGCGCAAGACTTTCCGTTTGCGTTGCTGGTTCAACGTCTTCGCCCCGTCCGTGATTTGTCGGCACCGCCATTGTGCCGCGTTGTGTTTGGGCTACAGAAGCCGATGGCCGGCGATGACGTGGCGAGCTTGCTGGCTGGCAGCAACCAGTCCGTCGAATGGGGCGACACGCGTGTCGCCTGCTATCCGATGGATCAACAGGAAGGTCAGTTCGATCTCGTGCTGGAACTTTACCAGACACCCGACGGCTATACCGGCGTGTTGAAGTACGATCTGAATCTGATGCATACCGCATCGGCAAAACGGTTTGCCGACCAGTTTGCGCACCTTTTGGGACAGGTTGTCGACGATCCCCATCGCGACGTCGATGACTATTCGATCGTTCCCGACGCGGAGCGGGCTCAGTTGCGGCAGTGGGCGATCGCTCCGCAGATCAACGATCCACAACACCTACGTTTCGACCGGTGGTTTGAATCGCAAGCCGCCGCGTCCCCCGAGACATCGGCCGCCGCGCTGGGAGAGCACCAGCTTTCCTATGCTGAACTGGACGCGCTGACCAATCGAGTTGGCCGCCTGCTGCAACAACACGGCGCGTCGATCGGCAGCCATGTGATTGTCGCGTGTGGACGAACGATCGAAGCTCCCGTCTTGATGTTGGCCTGCTTCAAAATCGGAGCCGCCTATGTGCCGATGTCGCCAACGACTCCCGAGGTCCGCGCGTGCCAAATGGTTTCGGATTGCAATCCGGCGTTGGTGATTGCCGTCCCCTCGCTTGCCCATTCGCTCGCTCAAGAATTGCCGCAGCAGCGTGTGCTCGACGCCGCCACGCTGTTGAATTTGGCAGCCGACCTAGACGACGCGCGGATTGGAGCGGCTTTTGGCGACGAAACGACAGCGTATGTGATTTGCACTTCGGGCTCGACCGGCACGCCCAAAGGGATTGCCGTGTCACATGCCGCGCTTTGCCGGCATACCGCCAGCATGCGTGAGGTCTTCGGCACGACGGCCGCCGATCGGATGTATCAGTTCAGCGACCTGACCTTCGACCCATCGATCGAACAAATGGTCGTACCGTGGTCGGTTGGCGGAGCCGTTGTTTTTCGCGATGACAACTTGCCATCGGTCGAAGAGTTTTGGCAGACGATGTTGGATCAAAAGATCACCATCGCCAACCTGCCCCCCAAATATTTCGAAGAGTGCAGTCGTGCGATCCCGTTTGGCGATGCCTGGCCCCGCAGCCTACGTCTGATGATCGTTGGGGGAGACGTCTTCCCACGCGATGTTGCCAGCGACTGGATCGATCGCGGCGTTCGGTTGCTCAACGCGTATGGTCCCACCGAGACCGTGATCACCGCGACCACCTGCGACGTGACTGCCGACTGGGCCCGTCTGCGGTTGCCGATCGGTAAACCCAAGCCCGGCTCAACCGCTTTCGTCCTGGACCGCCGGCACCGGCAGATGCCCATCGGCGTGGCGGGCGAACTGTATCTGGGCGGGCCGATGCTGGCCGACGGTTATGTCAACCTGCCCGAAGAGACGGCGCAGCGATTCATCCAAGTCGAAGTCGATGGCGTCGTCCAACGCATGTATCGGTCGGGCGATCTGACGCGTTGGAACTCCGAAGGGCAGCTGGAATTTTTGGGCCGGATCGATCGCCAGGTGAAGATTCGAGGTTTCCGGATCGAGCTGGGGGATATCGAAGCGGCGTTGGCGTTGCATCCAAGCGTCAGCGCAGGAATCGTCAAAGCGTTTGAAGATGCTGGCGACACCTACCTGGCGGCGTTCCTGACAACCGAGCCTTCCGACGATGTGAGTGTCGAATCGATCGTTTCGCATCTCAAGGGGCGACTGCCGATTTACATGGTTCCCCAACGCGTGGTGATTCTGGATCAATTGCCCCTGTTGGCCAGCGGCAAGGTCGATTCGAATCAGCTGCATGCCGATCCCCCATCGACCGCCGTATTGCATCGGGCCTATGTCGCGCCACAGACCCAGGTCCAGCAGATCCTCGCGGAGGTTTGGGCCAGTGTGCTGAATTTGGAACGGGTCGGAATCGACGACGACTTCTACGACCTCGGCGGCGGATCGCTGCAAGCGCTCCGTATCGTTTCGGAATTATCAGCCCAAGACCTTGTTTCACAAAGCGACGACGACGGCCTTCCCCTGAGCCCTCAGATGCTTTTCCAATACACCACGATTTCTGAACTTTCGCCTCACCTGAGGCTTGCGAGTACATAAACTGATGTTGATGAAGACTAACGATACCATGCTGCGTACCGTGATCGAGAGCATTGGTGCTTACCTGCCTTCGCACGAGGTGACGACCGACGAGATCGTACAGGGGTGCGAACGGAAAGTCCGCGTGCCGCTGGCGAAGCTGACAGGCATTCGTTCGCGTCGCCGCGCGGGGGTCGATGAGTTTTCGATCGATCTGGCAGAGAAAGCGGTCAGCGACTGCTTGAACCATTCGGCGTTGGCCGCCGACCAAATCGAGGCGATCGTCTGCACCAACATCTCGCGTTGGGACAGCAAGAATTCGGTCACATTTGAACCGGCGACCAGCGTCCGGCTGAAATCGCTGCTCGGACTGGACAACGCCATCGCGATCGACATCTCCAATGCGTGTGCTGGAATGTGGACCGGCGTCTACATGATCGATGCTTTGATTCGCAGCGGTGCGATCCGCAGTGGAATGGTCGTCAGCGGGGAATACATCACCCACCTGATCGATACCGCGCAGAAGGAAATCGTCGACTTCATGGATCCGCAATTGGCTTCGCTGACGCTGGGGGACGCCGGCGTCGCGCTGACGCTGACAGCCGCGGGATCGACCGGCAGCGGATTTCACGATCTCGATATGTACACGCTCAGCAAATACAGCCAGTTTTGTGTTGCCAAGCCGACCGACAAGCCTCACGGCGGCGCGGCGATGTACACCGATGCGATCAAGGTCACCGAGTCGGTAGTCCCTCATGCGGCGCGGCACGCCAAAGATGTTCTCGATCGAAACGAATGGGGCTTCGATGCGATTGGACATGTGATCCCGCATCAAACCAGTAAGCTGACGATGCAAGAAGGGATGCGTGAGATCAAGCGGCTGTTCGATTACGACCTGTCGCAACGCCTGATTAACAACTTAGAACAAAGGGGCAACACATCCAGCAACGCCCACTTCTTGGCATTGCACGACGCGATGCGACGGCGCGAAGTCAAAGGAGGCGATTCGATCGTCTTTTGCATCTCCGGATCGGGTCAAACGACGGGGACCGCCCTTTATGTGTGCGATGATTTGCCCGAACGGATCAATGCGGAAGACGCTCAAAACGGCAAACCGCGGCGCGAGATCGCGTCGACCGAATCGGCGCTGATGCCGATCCAATTGCAAGTCGAATCGCTAGGCATCGCGTATCCGCCGACTCGCGAAACCGCCGACACGCTGACCATGCTGCAGCAGGCCGGAGAGCAATGCTTGAAGCAATCCAGCTGCGAAAAACAGGACATCGATATCCTGATCGCCGCCTGCACCTACCGCACTGAATTTATCATGGAACCGGCGATCGCAGCCTTGCTGGCCGGCCGGATGGAGATCAACTTCGATCGCGAACCCGAAGCCGAAGACAAGACGTTTGCCTTCGATGTGATCAACGGCGAAATTGGGATGATGAAGTCGTTGTTCTTGGCTTCGGAATTCATTCGCGCCGGTCGCGGCAAGAAGGTGATGGTCGTCGGATCGGAAGTCGACAACAACGCAGCCGATCGCCCCGATCAATCGATCGACGTCTCGCCGATGGCGTCGGCGTTGATCGTCCAGGAATCGGTCGATGCGACCTGCGGATTTCTGTCCTTCCATTTCCAAGACTTCACGCAGTTCAAAGACCTCCGGAAATCCGAAGGCTACTGGAACCAGCAGGGGCAAGCCTGCATGAATTGCACCGATCAACCCGAAGCGTTGCACGCGGCCTATCTCGATTGTATCGAAACGACGGTCGCCAATTTCCTGCAAACCAATGAGCTTACGCGAGAAGACATCGCCCGCATTGTCCCCTCTCCGATCTCCAGCGCGTTTGTCGCCGATGTCGCAACGCGGTTGCAATTCCCTGCCGAAAAGGTGCTCGACATCTCCGACGCCAACGGTTCGCTGATGTCTTCGGCGATCCCCGTTGGCCTGAAAAACCTTGAAGTCGCCTCGGGTGAGATGGTGCTGTTCATAAGCGTCAGCCCCGGTATCCAGATCGGATGTGCCCTCTACATGGCGTAGCGGGCTATTCGATTTCGCAACCGCTCGATTCGCGTTTCGCGCAGACCGATGCCGGCTTGTTTCTTGCCTGCGTGATTTCGATCGTTAAGCGATCCCCGTCGTCGGCCGACAACAGACGCTGTCGCATCGCTTCAGCCGATTCCTGATCGGGGCAAAACGCAAAAATGGTCGGTCCCCACGAACTCTGGCCGATCCCTTGGCAACCGGCATCGCGAAGCCACGCGACCAGTGCCTCCAGTTGCGGACCGTTGTAGGCGCCGCCTTGCACCGGGGCAAACAACATTCCCGACGCATGGTTGTAGCGCGAGACCGAATTGCAAAAAGCTTCAAAATCGTGAGCAATGCTCGCCGGCAAGATCTCGTCGTTCATGATCGCCAATAGCGCATCGCGTTCGGCGGGAGCGGCGGATGCCAATTGAGCGAAGTGCGCCTGTTCCACGCCACCATGAACGTGCGCTTTGAACTGGCGAGGCCGCACCAACAAGATCCGCCAGTGGCTAGGAAACGGCTGCGTCGCGGTGAGCCTTCCCAACATCTGCCCCTCGGGGATTCCCGATTCGACGACTAACCCGCCGTGCGCAAACCCATGCACTCCGATCGCCGAACGTCGCCCACGCGCCGCGATCTCCGCCGCCAATTGCTTCAAGGAGATCGGCATCTGCAACAACGTCGTCAAGGCGGTGGCAATCGCGAGGTTGATCTGAGTTCCCGATCCCAAACCGGCGTGCGCGTCGGATGACTGCAGCAGTTGCAGATCGCAGGAGGGCAGCGTGGGCAGTCCAAAGTAATCGACAAACCGCTGGGCAACTTCTCGGCACCGCGTTTCGAATTCACCTTCGAATCGAAACCGATCCGACCGGACAGCGCGGACATGAACGCTCGGTCGGCGAATCATCAGCCCGCAACCGCCGTAGCAGACGCGATCGACAGGCTGGGTCGACAACAGCCCAAAATGCAACCGGCTGCCCGTGACAACATCCACCCGCTGGCAAGCGACAGGATGCGTGGGCAGGTGCGACGCGCAGGTCGCTTCGGAGCTGGGATCATGAGCGGACATGCCCCCAGTTTAAAGTCACTGGCAGTGTCAAAGCTACCCTAGCCAATCGCGATGCAAACGATCCCCAACGGCCCCTGGCGATCGAACTCACCACTGCACAGGAAACCGATGCGATCCCGATTCCAGCTGTGGCAGCAACGTGTGCCGGGCGACAGCCTTCAACGGCAGCGGGGCGTACAGATGCGGGAAGAGGTCGCCGCCGCGCGAGACCTCCCACCTCAGTGCTTCGCCCAGCGAATCGGTAGCGACCTCGGCCAGGATCAAGTCTCCCAGTCCCGCAAAATGCTTCGCCACCGTCTCTTCCAGCTGATGCTCGGCGGAAAAATGGATAAATCCATCGGCAAGATCGATTGGAGCTCCAAGAAACTGGCCCTCGTTTCGGAAGGCTTGCCACTGCGCCGGCGTCAGAATTTTGTAGATCAATGGATGGGGATCGTTCATCATTTATCGTTCTCCGAGAAGTTGAATAGGCTGTGCATCCAGCAGCGTCTCCCACAGCGAAGCCTCCGTCGCTGCAGCGGTCTTCAATACGAATAGGTGGCCATCCGATCCAGGCTGCAGACGCCCATAGGTCGGCTGTCCCAAAGCGTCGGCTCCGTGCCGCGTCGCCATCGCGACGACATCACGTGGATCAAGATCCTGCCGATGCCGCAGGAGATGCCGAACCTCGTTCCACAGATCGAGATCGGGATTCGACGCGCGCGAATCGGTTCCCAAAGCAACCCGCACCCCGGCGGCCATCAAGTCGGCGACGGGATGTGGTGCATGATCGAAGAAGGCGTGCGTGCGTGGGCAATAAACAACCGACAACCGCTGGTGATGACTGGCGATCGTTTGAATCTCGTCAGCCGAAAGGTAGTTCCCGTGGACCAACAGTCCTCGGGGAGCGGTGGCGACGCGTTGGATCATCTGATCGATCGTGATCGCCAGCGGATACTGTTCCAATCCCGGCAGGCCCAGCGATTCGAAGGTCTCCCGCAACGGACCGTCTCCACTTTCGATAAACCTTCGCTCTTCGAGCGATTCGGCCAAATGAATCGCTAACGGAATTGAACGGCTTCGCGCCCTATCGATACACGATTCGAGTAGCGCTGGCGGGACGGAATACGGTGCGTGCGGGCTGATGCCAAATGCGATCCGATCGTTTCCACCGCCAGCGATTTGCGTTTCGGCCCAGTCGAGCAATTCCTGCTGCCGCCCGGGCGATAAGCCTAAGACTTCGCAAAAGGCAACGATCCGCAGCTCTCTGTCGCTTGCGAGGCTCTGCTGCGCAACGACCGCTTCGTAGGGCCACGGTTTCGTTGCGATCTCTCCCAATAGCGCCGTGCCGGTGCGGACGACTTCGTCGATCCCCTTCAGGATCGCTGCCGTCCGTTGGTCCTGAGTCAATTGCTGTTGCCGACGTGCGCAGACGACTTCGGGCAACCAATCGGCGATCGACATCCCCGCGGTACCGATCGGAGTCGCTAGGTCGGAGAACTCAAGGTGCGTGTGCGCGTTGACGAGCCCCGGTAGGATCGCCACGTCCCCCAGATCGCTTAGATAGGATTGGCCGCGGTAGGATTCGACAGAGACGATCCGTCCTGAGGCGATTGAGATCACGCCATCGTGGACGACGGGAGCGGCGACCGGTACGATCCAGCGAGCGCGATAGTTTATTGGAGCGACTTCGCTTAAAGACATGACCAAAACCGTGGATACTGAAAAACAAACGACGACCTGGCCCAAACCACTGGCCCCATCCTTCTACCGCCGCCCCCCCGAGATCGTTGCGAGGGCATTGATTGGCAAGACGTTGCTGCACCGTCGCGATGACCAGGTCGTGGGTGGAGTGATCGTGGAGACGGAAGCTTATCTTGCCCAATCGGATCCCGCCTGTCATGCGGCCCGCGGGATGACACCGCGCAACCGCACGATGTTTGGCCCCGAAGGGCGATTGTACGTCTACACGATCCACGCCAAGTATTGCCTGAACGCGGTCACGCAGCGAGCGGGCGTTGGTAGCGCGGTATTGATCCGAGCGATCGAACCGCGATGGGGAATCGAAGTGATGCAGCAGCGGCGTGGCCAGCATGCGAGCGACCGGCTGTGTCGTGGCCCTGCGATGTTGTGCCAGGCGATGGGCATCGATTTACAACACGATGGCGTTTGCTTGACCGAAACGACTACGGTTTGGATCGGTCGGTCGGTTCAACGCATCATCGCCTCGCAAATCGTGACCGCGCCCCGGATTGGAATTTCACAAGCCAAGGAAATACCGCTTCGCTATTTTGTACGGAACAGCCCGTTTGTCAGTGGCCCCAAATACTGGCACAAGACCGCCCCTTGATCTGAGGAACCGAATGCTGCCGGAGGCCGGTCCCTACGAACCGTTTACGGCGAAAGTGAACGACGGAGACAGTGCCACGGGAATGCTAGCAAAATCCCAATCCTGCCCCTCGGTGAACCACACGCCAAATCCGGGCATGCGGGTGCGGGCGGTAATTTCGTCATGCCTGCTGGTCGATGCTCGCAGCTTGCAGGATCCGCAGCCGACGCAACGCTGGATTGCGGGCACAAATCGTGAAGGCCCGACCAAAAATTACCGTTCAATTGCCCGAATCGAGAACGTGGTTCGCAGCGCCCAGCGTTTGTGATATAAAGCGTCGACCACAGGCGAGCGCGGCTGTTTGTGCGAAAACGCCGGCCGCGCTTTCTTATTAATTTGCTACGATTTTCCGCTGTGTCGTGGATTATCGCGGTCGATATATAATTCTTTGTGGAAAATCGTGCGTTTAACCCATTGAGCAATTTGGGGGCCAGACGCTATATTTCGTGGTTCTTAGCCAGCTCGATGGTTCGCTGTGGGCGAACGTCTGCATTGATAGCACGGCAACTGTGACAGGAGAATGCCGTTATGCCCCGTATTTTGGGCGTTGATGTCCCTAACGACAAACAAATTCAATATTCGCTGACATACCTCTACGGCGTTGGTTTATATACCGCACGTGAAGCGTGTGAGCGTTTGCAAATCGATCCAAAGCGCAAAGCGTTCGAGTTGACCGAAGAAGAAGTCAGTAAACTGGCTGCTTTCTTGGAAAGCGAATACACCGTCGAAGGTCCTTTGCGTCGTCAGCTGAGTTCGAACATCAGCCGTCTACGTGAAGTCAAGGCTTACCGCGGCATTCGGCACCGCCTGGGGCTGCCCGTTCGCGGCCAGCGCACCAAGACGAATGCCCGAACACGCAAGGGCCCCAAGAAGACTGTCGCCGGTAAGAAGGGCGTTAAAGACTTGCGGTAATCCCATTTGTGGACCGCAGCGACCGGGGCACTGCTCCGGTCGGGCCTGTGTTGAGCAGGCAACTCGCCAGCTCCCCGCCAGAAACGCTCCGAATTCCAAGTTGTCCTTTTCACCAAATGGGATATGCCCTTCGCTAGTGCAATTATTGCCAGGGAAGCCCAGCAAACCAGACTGAGAAGATTTAAAACGTGTCAAAAGTTAAAACCAAGAAAAAGCAACGGCGTAACGTGGTATCGGGCATTGCCCACATCCATGCCACCTTCAACAACACGACCGTCACCATCACAGATCCCAAGGGCGAGACCTTGTGCTGGGCTAGCGCTGGCACGTGCGGGTTCAAGGGCAGCCGAAAGAGCACTCCTTTCGCCGGTCAAATGGCAGCGCAACAATGTGCAGAGAAGGCACAGAAGTTTGGCGTTCGCGAAGTTGAAGTGCGC from Rosistilla carotiformis includes the following:
- a CDS encoding amidohydrolase family protein; its protein translation is MSLSEVAPINYRARWIVPVAAPVVHDGVISIASGRIVSVESYRGQSYLSDLGDVAILPGLVNAHTHLEFSDLATPIGTAGMSIADWLPEVVCARRQQQLTQDQRTAAILKGIDEVVRTGTALLGEIATKPWPYEAVVAQQSLASDRELRIVAFCEVLGLSPGRQQELLDWAETQIAGGGNDRIAFGISPHAPYSVPPALLESCIDRARSRSIPLAIHLAESLEERRFIESGDGPLRETFESLGLPGLEQYPLAITIDQMIQRVATAPRGLLVHGNYLSADEIQTIASHHQRLSVVYCPRTHAFFDHAPHPVADLMAAGVRVALGTDSRASNPDLDLWNEVRHLLRHRQDLDPRDVVAMATRHGADALGQPTYGRLQPGSDGHLFVLKTAAATEASLWETLLDAQPIQLLGER
- a CDS encoding DNA-3-methyladenine glycosylase encodes the protein MDTEKQTTTWPKPLAPSFYRRPPEIVARALIGKTLLHRRDDQVVGGVIVETEAYLAQSDPACHAARGMTPRNRTMFGPEGRLYVYTIHAKYCLNAVTQRAGVGSAVLIRAIEPRWGIEVMQQRRGQHASDRLCRGPAMLCQAMGIDLQHDGVCLTETTTVWIGRSVQRIIASQIVTAPRIGISQAKEIPLRYFVRNSPFVSGPKYWHKTAP
- the rpsM gene encoding 30S ribosomal protein S13, whose translation is MGVDVPNDKQIQYSLTYLYGVGLYTAREACERLQIDPKRKAFELTEEEVSKLAAFLESEYTVEGPLRRQLSSNISRLREVKAYRGIRHRLGLPVRGQRTKTNARTRKGPKKTVAGKKGVKDLR
- the rpsK gene encoding 30S ribosomal protein S11, whose amino-acid sequence is MSKVKTKKKQRRNVVSGIAHIHATFNNTTVTITDPKGETLCWASAGTCGFKGSRKSTPFAGQMAAQQCAEKAQKFGVREVEVRVKGPGSGRENAITSLQSAGLKVKLIEDVTPIPHNGCRPRKKRRV